Sequence from the Hamadaea flava genome:
ACCGCGCCGGTGTCCTCACCGAGACCGACGTGGCGTTGTTCCGGCCGTTGTGGCTGCGGGTGTGGGCTCGCATCGAACACGGTGATCCGCTGCCGGGCAACCTGCTGTGCGCCGACAGCAGTATCGCGGTGATCGACTTCGAGCACACCGGGTGGCAGCCCGCCGGAACCGATTGGGCGCTGATGGACTTGCTGTGGTCGCCTGGTAACCCGTGGCTGCGCCCCCACCTGGCTGGACTGGCTTTGGCCGAAGGCTGTGCGCCCGGGTACGCGCTGTCGCTGCTGCTGTACGCGGCGCATGAGATCCACCTGCACGACACGGTGTTCCCGCCCGCCGACGAGCAGCGGCGGACCGTGTTGGCGAGCAATCTCGCTTACGCCCGCGGCATGGCCACTGTCGCTGTTGGGGAGCTGTCGTGAAGCCGATCAACGCCAACCGGGTCTTGGCCACAGCCGCCGCTTCCGTCGTGCCCCGTCTGGAAGGTCGCTGGTTGTCGTGGTCGGCGTCTGCGCGTCGCGTCGTCGCCCATCGGTGGGTCGACTCGTCGGAGGCGCCCGCGGTGCTGCCGGTGCCCTGTCCCGCTGCGACCCCGCGTCCGGGGTGGGAGTGGCTGCCTGCGTCGGTCCAGGCGGAGATCGACGGGTGGTCGCATCAGCGGGTCGTCGCCGCGTCACCGGCATGTGGCGGCCTGTCGGCGGTGTTCGCTGCCACCGTGACTCACGCTGACGGCAGCAGTTCGTTCGTCAAGGCCGCCCCGTGCACGTCGCCGGCCGCTGCTGCGTATCTGCGGGAGGCGCAGATTGCCCGGCTGTTGCCGCTGGGTGTGCCGTCGGCGCGGCTGCGTTGGCACAGCGAACATGATGGCTGGGTCATTGTCGGGTTCGACGCCGTCGACGGGCGGATGCCTGAGCCCGGCTGGGTCCCTCGGGACGGGCAGAGGCTGGTTGCCGCCTGGCAGCAGACGGCCGCCGCGCTCACCGGCGCAAGTCCCGCTTTGCGGTCGGCGGCCGGTCGGCCGCAGCCGCTGCCGTCCGGGTGGGCCGACATTGTCGCGGGCCGTCGGCGCCTGCCTGCGCACGCCGCGCACCTGGCCACTTTCGCGCCGTCGATGCAGGATCTGGAGGCCGGGTTCCTGGCCACCTGCGACCAGGCAACGACGCTGGCGCATTTCGACCTGCGGCCGGACAACCTGCTTCTCGGCCCTGACCGGGTGTGGCTGGTCGACTGGGCGACCCTGCAGCCCGGCCCGGCCTGGATCGACCTGGTGACCCTCGCGGTCGCCGCCAGCGACGACGGTCACGACCCGCAGACCTTCCTCGACACCGCGATACCGGACCTCGACGGGGCGCGTCTGGATCAGGCGCTGGCGTGGATGGCCGGAGCATGGCTCACCTACGCCGCCGGCGCGCCCCGACCCGACGCCCCGCACCTTCGCGCCTTCCAGCTGCGCAACGGCCTGCTGACCTGGCGGTGGCTCGCCTCCCGCCGCGACCTCCCCGGTACTCCCACGCTGGCCCGCCGGGGTGGCCACAACCTGCGCGGGAAGGCATAGCCGATGCGAAAGCGCCATGGGGATCTGGCGAGCACCGACAGGGAGTCGACGTGGGCAGCTTTCGTGCGCGCGTGGCGGATGAGCACAGTGCGCGCCAACGGCAGGTTCCTGCTCAGCGACCCGCTGTGGACGGCATGGATGCGCACCTTCGCCCACATCGACACCACGGTCGCCGACCAGCCTGGGGTGCGCTGCCCGAGCTGCGGCAGCCTCGGGCTGCGGCTGGCATGGTCAGGTGTTGCCGGTCGTCCCAGGGTGGGATCGCTGTGGTGCCTGCGCTGCCGCACCGGTGTCGTCATGCGCCAGTCCGACGCACCACCTTGCATCGCGTCGCTACCGGGTCCAGCAGTCGACGGTGCCGATCCGTCCGTCGAGGACTTTCGGCTGGTGGTACGTCGTCATGACGAGCCGGTAGTCCGACGCTGGGCCAGGAACACAGCGGCCGGCTTGATGGCCGCGATGGGGTTGGTGCTGATCGCCGGGGTGGCAGCCTTCGTCACCGGCCACGCACAGGTGGCAGATGTGCTGCTCGGCTCGGTGCTGCGGATCGTGTTCGCCGGATACGCGGCCGCCAGTGTTCCTACCGTCGTCGGCTGGTTCCGCGGCCGCCGTGCCCAGCCATCCGACCTGCCAGCGTCGCCGGTTCGCGGCGAACCACCCGCCGCCTGAGCCGCCTTGTCACCGCTCGATCCACCTGCCGACCGTCAACCATCAGAGAGGTTCCCGTGGCCACCAAACTGAACAGACCGAACTTCAACACTGTGCTCACCCCAGCACAGCCCGACCGACGGCGGCTCGCCTTCATGCTGGCCGCCGTTGTCCTGATCGGCCCCATAGCTGCAGGGACGATCGCCTTTTATCTTGACAGCGGCAGTCTCTCAGCGGGTTCGGCGGGGATCATCCACAACGAAGACCTCATGACCGGCGATTACCTACTCGCCGCCGTCGCCGAACAGATCGGCGACGCTCCCGCCGACCACCGCACCGGCGCCTACACCGAACTCCGCACCATCGTCTGGGACCAGGCGATCCAAGGCCCGGTCGAGGCCGCCGAACAACGCAGCTGGCACACACCCGACGGCACCCAGTATCTTTCCCTGACCCGCAGCATCGACGACATCGGCGTACCGGCGAAAGACTTCGATCCCATCGTCGCCTACCGCAACACCCGCTTCGACACCATCACCCCGCATGCGGTCGACAGCCGCGAAGGCGGAAAGTTTCGGCCCGACCTGACACTGCCCGGCGGCAGCCCCGCCACGGAACTGACCTGGATGCTCGACACCATCCGCAACGCCGGCCAGTCGTCGTACTTCGTCGAACCGGGCACTCGGGTGCGCATCGACGAACTGGTCGACCTGTACTACCAGCAGGCGGTCCCGAGGAAGATGCGCCAGGCGATCCTGTACGCGTTGGCGAACCTGACCCAGGTCACGTTCACCCACACCCGGATGCGGGACGCCGCCGAACGTGAAGGCATCGGTTTCAGTGCCACCGCCGACCACACCGCCTTCACGATCATCATCGACCCGGCCACCGGGGAACTGCTGGCCGTGCAACAGGAAACCGCTGGCAAGTCTGCCTCCTACACACTGTTCTTCCCCGCGCGGTGGACCGACCAGTTCGGCCCCGCCCTGACGGCCACCCCCGTGTCCACGATCATCCCCACGCAGACCGCCTGGCCGACGATGCCGCCGGTGAACCGGTGAGCCCTCGCAGCAGCGACAACCACGCCCTGGACTGCGCACCGGTCGGGCCCGAACTACCGCCCGCGCTGTCGGGACGCCGGGCTCGTCGGGTTCGTCACCCGCCGACCTTTACACCTCGTTGCACCCACAAAGAACGACCAGCAACGAAGGAAGTGCTCATGACGAACGCGAACACCGGCAGCCCGCCAGTATTGGTGTCCGGGGAAGTCCCGCCGGGCCGAATGTGCGCGCCTGCCCAGGTCGTTGTCGGCATCCTGCGCGTCGACGACCGGCTCCTCCTGGTGCGTAGGCAACGTGATCGACCCAACGCGTGGACGCCGCCCGGCGGCGTCGTCCACGCTGGAGAGTTGGTCACAGAAGCTCTCACCCGCCAGATCCGGGAGAAGACCGGGCTGCGCCTAGCAGGCATGCCACAGTTGGCGTTCACCGTGAACACGGCGACCTCAACGGGCACGCCCACGTCGATGCTCGCCATGTACTTCGACTGCTACCCATGTGCGGGGGTCCTG
This genomic interval carries:
- a CDS encoding NUDIX domain-containing protein; translation: MTNANTGSPPVLVSGEVPPGRMCAPAQVVVGILRVDDRLLLVRRQRDRPNAWTPPGGVVHAGELVTEALTRQIREKTGLRLAGMPQLAFTVNTATSTGTPTSMLAMYFDCYPCAGVLNHVHDPGGGIAEARLATTSEAIGLLAGSSADRAETEPVLAYLSGNLRPLWCYRNDEPATPPEHDLADVIATRGADQ
- a CDS encoding phosphotransferase family protein; translation: MKPINANRVLATAAASVVPRLEGRWLSWSASARRVVAHRWVDSSEAPAVLPVPCPAATPRPGWEWLPASVQAEIDGWSHQRVVAASPACGGLSAVFAATVTHADGSSSFVKAAPCTSPAAAAYLREAQIARLLPLGVPSARLRWHSEHDGWVIVGFDAVDGRMPEPGWVPRDGQRLVAAWQQTAAALTGASPALRSAAGRPQPLPSGWADIVAGRRRLPAHAAHLATFAPSMQDLEAGFLATCDQATTLAHFDLRPDNLLLGPDRVWLVDWATLQPGPAWIDLVTLAVAASDDGHDPQTFLDTAIPDLDGARLDQALAWMAGAWLTYAAGAPRPDAPHLRAFQLRNGLLTWRWLASRRDLPGTPTLARRGGHNLRGKA